The following coding sequences are from one Limnobacter sp. SAORIC-580 window:
- the rplD gene encoding 50S ribosomal protein L4, giving the protein MELKVISDSGQASQTVQVSDVVFGREYNEPLIHQLVVAYQANARQGTRQQKDRSEVRASTRKPWKQKGTGRARAGAVSSPLWRGGGKTFPNSPDENFTQKLNKKMFRAGVCSILSQLSREGRLVVVESLDLEAPKTKLLDQKLKGMGLDSVLMIVDSVDENLYLASRNLPNVAVVEPRYADPLSLIYFKKVVATRAAIDKLQEMYA; this is encoded by the coding sequence ATGGAATTGAAAGTCATTAGTGATTCTGGGCAGGCCTCTCAAACTGTTCAGGTTTCCGATGTTGTGTTTGGCCGTGAATACAACGAGCCGCTGATTCATCAGTTGGTTGTTGCGTACCAGGCCAACGCACGTCAGGGTACACGTCAACAAAAAGATCGTTCTGAAGTTCGTGCCTCAACGCGCAAGCCTTGGAAGCAGAAAGGTACTGGCCGTGCGCGTGCTGGTGCAGTCTCTAGCCCCTTGTGGCGCGGAGGCGGTAAAACCTTTCCGAACTCTCCCGATGAGAATTTTACGCAGAAGCTGAACAAGAAAATGTTCCGCGCGGGCGTTTGCTCCATCCTGTCTCAATTGAGTCGAGAAGGTCGTTTGGTTGTGGTTGAGTCCTTGGACTTGGAAGCACCAAAGACAAAGCTGCTTGATCAAAAATTGAAAGGCATGGGTCTCGATTCAGTCCTGATGATTGTTGATTCAGTGGACGAAAACTTGTACCTGGCATCCAGAAACCTGCCCAATGTGGCAGTGGTCGAGCCACGTTACGCCGACCCTCTTTCCTTGATTTATTTCAAGAAAGTGGTTGCGACTCGTGCTGCAATCGACAAACTGCAGGAGATGTACGCATGA
- the tuf gene encoding elongation factor Tu — MAKEKFERKKPHVNVGTIGHVDHGKTTLTAAITTVLARLSGHGEAKGYDQIDAAPEEKARGITINTAHVEYETDARHYAHVDCPGHADYVKNMITGAAQMDGAILVCSAADGPMPQTREHILLARQVGVPYIIVFLNKCDMVDDEELLELVEMEVRELLSSYDFPGDDVPIVKGSAKLALEGDTGELGEGAIKQLAQALDTYIPTPERAIDGAFLMPIEDVFSISGRGTVVTGRIERGIVKVGEEIEIVGIKDTVKTICTGVEMFRKLLDQGQAGDNVGVLLRGTKREDVERGQVLAKPGTIKPHTGFSAEVYVLSKEEGGRHTPFFNNYRPQFYFRTTDVTGSISLPADKEMVLPGDNVSINVELIAPIAMEEGLRFAIREGGRTVGAGVVAKITK; from the coding sequence ATGGCAAAAGAAAAGTTTGAGCGTAAGAAGCCACACGTAAACGTTGGAACGATTGGTCACGTGGACCATGGCAAGACAACATTGACAGCGGCGATCACAACAGTATTGGCGCGTTTGAGCGGCCATGGTGAAGCCAAGGGCTACGACCAGATTGATGCGGCGCCGGAAGAGAAGGCGCGCGGCATTACGATTAACACTGCACACGTGGAGTATGAAACCGATGCGCGTCACTATGCGCACGTGGACTGTCCCGGTCACGCCGACTATGTGAAGAACATGATTACCGGCGCGGCGCAGATGGACGGCGCGATTCTGGTGTGTTCAGCAGCAGACGGCCCCATGCCCCAGACCCGCGAGCACATTTTGTTGGCCCGTCAGGTTGGTGTGCCTTACATCATCGTGTTCCTGAACAAGTGCGACATGGTGGACGACGAAGAGTTGTTGGAGCTGGTGGAAATGGAAGTGCGCGAGTTGCTGTCTTCCTATGACTTCCCTGGCGACGACGTGCCTATCGTAAAAGGTTCGGCCAAGCTGGCGTTGGAAGGCGACACGGGTGAGCTGGGCGAAGGCGCGATCAAGCAGTTGGCGCAGGCGCTGGACACATACATTCCAACACCTGAGCGAGCCATTGACGGCGCGTTCCTGATGCCAATCGAAGACGTGTTCTCAATCTCCGGTCGTGGCACTGTGGTAACAGGCCGTATCGAGCGCGGTATCGTGAAGGTTGGTGAAGAAATCGAAATCGTGGGTATCAAGGACACAGTCAAGACCATTTGTACCGGCGTGGAGATGTTCCGCAAGTTGCTGGATCAGGGTCAGGCGGGTGACAACGTGGGTGTATTGCTGCGTGGTACCAAGCGTGAAGACGTGGAGCGTGGTCAGGTATTGGCCAAGCCCGGTACGATCAAGCCGCACACAGGCTTTAGCGCCGAGGTGTACGTGTTGAGCAAAGAAGAAGGTGGTCGTCACACGCCATTCTTTAATAACTACCGTCCTCAGTTCTACTTCCGTACAACCGACGTGACAGGCTCGATCAGCTTGCCGGCGGACAAGGAAATGGTACTGCCAGGCGATAACGTGTCGATCAATGTTGAGTTGATTGCCCCAATCGCGATGGAAGAAGGTCTGCGTTTCGCGATTCGCGAAGGCGGGCGTACGGTAGGTGCTGGCGTAGTTGCCAAAATCACCAAGTAA
- the rplP gene encoding 50S ribosomal protein L16 has protein sequence MLQPSRRKYRKEHKGRNTGLATRGASVSFGVYGLKSTGRGRLTARQIESARRAMVRHIKRGGKIWIRVFPDKPITNKPAEVRMGNGKGSVEFYVAEIQPGKVLYEMDGVSEELAREAFRLAAAKLPLPCVFVTRQIGS, from the coding sequence ATGTTACAGCCATCACGTCGCAAATATAGAAAAGAACACAAAGGCCGTAATACCGGTCTGGCCACGCGTGGCGCAAGTGTTTCTTTTGGTGTTTACGGTCTGAAGTCCACTGGCCGCGGTCGCTTGACTGCACGCCAGATCGAGTCAGCTCGTCGAGCCATGGTTCGCCACATCAAACGTGGCGGTAAGATTTGGATTCGCGTGTTTCCGGACAAGCCAATTACCAACAAGCCTGCGGAAGTTCGTATGGGTAACGGTAAGGGTAGCGTTGAGTTTTATGTGGCTGAGATTCAGCCTGGTAAGGTGCTCTACGAGATGGACGGTGTGAGTGAAGAGTTGGCGCGTGAGGCGTTCCGCCTGGCAGCTGCCAAGTTGCCTCTTCCTTGTGTGTTCGTAACACGTCAGATTGGGAGTTAA
- the rplE gene encoding 50S ribosomal protein L5 — protein sequence MSRFQEFYRNEVVGQLTKQFGYKSVMEVPRITKITLNMGVGEAVNDKKIIEHAVGDLTKIAGQKPVVTKAKKAIAGFKIREGYPVGCMVTLRGDRMYEFLDRLVTIAFPRVRDFRGVSGKSFDGRGNYNIGIKEQIIFPEIEYDKIDALRGLNISVTTTARTNDEAKALLTAFKFPFRN from the coding sequence GTGTCACGTTTTCAAGAGTTTTATAGAAACGAAGTGGTTGGTCAGTTGACCAAGCAGTTTGGTTACAAGTCGGTGATGGAAGTGCCTCGCATTACCAAAATTACCCTGAATATGGGTGTGGGTGAGGCTGTCAATGACAAGAAGATCATTGAGCACGCTGTTGGTGATTTGACTAAAATCGCTGGCCAGAAGCCGGTGGTGACGAAAGCCAAAAAGGCGATTGCCGGTTTCAAGATTCGCGAAGGTTATCCAGTAGGTTGTATGGTAACTCTGCGCGGAGACCGCATGTATGAATTCCTGGATCGTTTGGTAACGATCGCGTTTCCTCGTGTGCGCGACTTCCGTGGGGTGTCTGGCAAATCTTTCGATGGCCGTGGCAACTACAACATTGGTATCAAAGAACAGATTATTTTCCCTGAGATTGAGTACGACAAAATCGACGCACTTCGGGGTCTCAACATCAGCGTAACTACGACAGCGCGTACCAACGATGAAGCAAAGGCTTTGTTGACCGCTTTCAAGTTCCCGTTCCGTAACTGA
- the rplW gene encoding 50S ribosomal protein L23, giving the protein MNTQRLMKILLAPIVSEKSTMLADKHEQIAFKVCTTATKHEIKAAVELLFKVEVEAVRVVNIAGKQKRFGRTMGRRSDVRKAYVALKAGQEINFSEAA; this is encoded by the coding sequence ATGAACACCCAGCGTTTAATGAAAATTTTGTTGGCACCCATCGTCTCTGAAAAGAGCACCATGCTGGCCGACAAGCATGAGCAAATTGCTTTTAAGGTTTGCACCACTGCGACCAAACACGAGATCAAGGCTGCTGTAGAGCTGCTGTTCAAGGTTGAGGTTGAGGCTGTGCGTGTAGTCAACATTGCTGGCAAGCAGAAGCGTTTTGGCCGCACCATGGGGCGCCGCTCCGATGTGCGCAAAGCCTATGTTGCACTGAAAGCTGGTCAGGAAATTAATTTCTCGGAGGCTGCGTAA
- the rpsQ gene encoding 30S ribosomal protein S17 has translation MSTEAKVSLKRTLVGRVVSDKMTKSVVVMVENRIKHPIYGKYIVKSHKYTAHDESNEVGEGDLVEICEGRPISKTKSWSVTKVLEKAKII, from the coding sequence ATGAGCACCGAAGCGAAAGTAAGTTTGAAGCGTACCCTGGTGGGTCGCGTTGTAAGTGACAAGATGACCAAATCGGTGGTTGTGATGGTTGAAAACCGAATCAAGCATCCGATTTATGGCAAGTACATCGTTAAGTCTCACAAGTACACTGCCCACGACGAAAGTAATGAAGTGGGTGAGGGTGACCTGGTTGAGATCTGCGAAGGTCGTCCAATTTCCAAGACAAAATCTTGGAGTGTTACCAAAGTGTTGGAGAAAGCGAAAATCATCTGA
- the rpsJ gene encoding 30S ribosomal protein S10 — MNNQKIRIRLKAFDYKLIDQSALEIVETAKRTGAVVKGPVPLPTRIKRFDILRSPHVNKSSRDQFEIRTHQRLMDIVDPTDKTVDALMKLDLPAGVDVEIKLQ; from the coding sequence ATGAATAATCAAAAAATTCGTATTCGCTTGAAAGCTTTCGACTACAAGCTGATTGATCAGTCTGCACTCGAAATCGTGGAAACAGCCAAGCGCACAGGCGCCGTGGTGAAAGGTCCGGTTCCGTTGCCTACCCGAATCAAGCGCTTCGACATTCTGCGTTCCCCTCACGTGAACAAGTCTTCACGTGACCAGTTCGAGATCCGCACCCATCAGCGTCTGATGGACATCGTTGACCCTACAGACAAAACTGTAGATGCTTTGATGAAGCTGGATCTGCCTGCTGGTGTAGATGTTGAAATCAAGTTGCAATAA
- the fusA gene encoding elongation factor G translates to MARKTPIERYRNIGISAHIDAGKTTTTERILFYTGVSHKIGEVHDGAATMDWMEQEQERGITITSAATTCFWKGMDNSYEEHRFNIIDTPGHVDFTIEVERSMRVLDGACMVYCAVGGVQPQSETVWRQANKYKVPRLAFVNKMDRTGANFFKVVEQMRLRLRANPVPIVIPIGSEEKFQGVVDLIKMKAIYWDEASQGMKFDYREIPAELKAEADKWREQMVEAAAEASEELMNKYLEEGSLSEAEIILGIRTRTISTEIQPMLCGTAFKNKGVQRMLDAVIDFLPSPVDIPPVSGTDEDEEPIVRHANDEEKLSALAFKLMTDPFVGQLTFVRVYSGVLNKGDSVYNPVRGKKERIGRIVQMHANNRQEVEEIRAGDIAACVGLKDVTTGETLCDPSAIITLERMVFPEPVIAQAVEPKTKTDQEKMGIALGRLAAEDPSFRVRTDEESGQTIIAGMGELHLEIIVDRMKREFGVEANVGKPQVAYRETIRNTVKEVEGKFVRQSGGRGQYGHVVLRVEPNEAGKGFEFLDEIKGGVVPREYIPAVQKGIEESLSNGVLAGYPVVDVKVALHFGSYHDVDSNETAFKIAASMGFKEGMRRASPVLLEPMMAVEVESPEDYAGTVMGDLSSRRGVVQGMDDIPGGGKAIKAEVPLAEMFGYSTTLRSLTQGRATYSMEFKHYSEAPKNVADAVISARAK, encoded by the coding sequence ATGGCTCGTAAGACGCCCATTGAGCGATATCGTAACATTGGTATTTCCGCGCACATCGATGCGGGAAAAACCACCACGACTGAACGTATTCTGTTTTACACAGGCGTAAGTCACAAGATTGGTGAAGTGCACGACGGTGCGGCCACCATGGACTGGATGGAGCAGGAACAAGAGCGTGGTATTACCATCACCTCTGCTGCCACAACCTGCTTCTGGAAAGGAATGGACAATTCCTACGAAGAGCACCGGTTCAACATCATCGACACACCCGGGCACGTTGACTTCACCATTGAAGTTGAACGTTCCATGCGTGTTCTCGACGGCGCTTGCATGGTTTATTGTGCGGTGGGTGGTGTTCAGCCTCAGTCTGAAACCGTGTGGCGTCAAGCCAACAAGTACAAAGTACCTCGCTTGGCCTTTGTGAACAAGATGGACCGCACCGGTGCCAACTTCTTCAAGGTGGTTGAACAAATGCGTCTGCGCTTGCGCGCAAACCCAGTGCCTATCGTGATTCCTATCGGCTCGGAAGAAAAATTCCAAGGCGTGGTTGACTTGATCAAGATGAAGGCTATTTACTGGGATGAGGCATCTCAGGGTATGAAGTTTGATTACCGCGAAATCCCGGCCGAATTGAAAGCCGAGGCTGACAAGTGGCGCGAGCAAATGGTGGAAGCTGCTGCTGAAGCCTCTGAAGAGCTAATGAACAAATACCTTGAAGAAGGTAGCTTGTCAGAAGCAGAGATTATCCTCGGCATTCGCACGCGTACTATTTCGACTGAGATTCAGCCGATGTTGTGTGGTACTGCGTTTAAAAACAAGGGTGTTCAGCGTATGCTGGACGCGGTCATTGATTTCCTGCCCTCACCAGTGGATATTCCGCCAGTGTCCGGCACGGATGAAGATGAAGAGCCGATTGTTCGTCATGCCAATGACGAGGAAAAATTGTCTGCTTTGGCATTCAAGTTGATGACAGATCCATTCGTGGGTCAGTTGACTTTCGTTCGAGTGTACTCTGGTGTGCTGAACAAGGGTGACTCCGTATACAACCCTGTGCGTGGCAAGAAAGAGCGTATTGGCCGTATCGTTCAGATGCACGCCAACAACCGTCAGGAAGTTGAAGAAATTCGAGCTGGCGACATTGCCGCCTGCGTGGGTTTGAAAGATGTGACGACAGGTGAAACCCTCTGTGATCCATCAGCCATCATCACTCTGGAGCGCATGGTGTTCCCCGAGCCGGTAATTGCTCAGGCCGTCGAACCAAAGACCAAGACAGACCAGGAAAAAATGGGTATTGCTTTGGGTCGTTTGGCTGCTGAAGATCCCTCGTTCCGTGTTCGCACCGACGAAGAGTCTGGTCAAACAATCATTGCTGGTATGGGTGAATTGCACCTCGAGATTATCGTGGATCGCATGAAGCGCGAATTTGGTGTGGAAGCCAACGTGGGCAAACCGCAGGTTGCCTACCGCGAAACCATCCGCAACACCGTCAAGGAAGTTGAAGGCAAGTTTGTTCGCCAGTCGGGTGGTCGCGGTCAGTATGGCCACGTGGTTTTGCGCGTTGAGCCGAACGAGGCTGGCAAGGGCTTTGAATTCCTGGATGAAATCAAGGGCGGTGTTGTTCCTCGCGAGTACATTCCTGCCGTACAGAAGGGTATTGAGGAATCATTGAGCAATGGCGTATTGGCCGGTTACCCGGTTGTTGACGTGAAAGTGGCATTGCACTTCGGTTCGTACCACGACGTTGACTCCAACGAAACAGCGTTTAAAATCGCTGCTTCCATGGGTTTCAAGGAAGGTATGCGCCGCGCAAGCCCTGTGCTGCTTGAGCCAATGATGGCCGTTGAAGTGGAGTCACCAGAAGATTACGCCGGTACTGTGATGGGCGATTTGTCCTCACGTCGCGGTGTAGTTCAGGGTATGGATGACATTCCTGGTGGTGGCAAGGCAATCAAGGCTGAAGTTCCCTTGGCTGAAATGTTTGGTTATTCCACTACATTGCGTTCCCTGACACAGGGCCGCGCAACGTACAGCATGGAATTCAAGCACTACAGCGAAGCTCCCAAAAACGTTGCTGACGCTGTTATTAGCGCCCGCGCCAAATAA
- the rpmC gene encoding 50S ribosomal protein L29, with protein sequence MKASELRGKSAAELTKELEELLRAQFSLRMQAATQQLTNNSQLAKVRKDIARVKTVMTQSKRSA encoded by the coding sequence ATGAAAGCTTCTGAATTGCGCGGCAAAAGCGCTGCAGAATTGACGAAAGAGTTGGAAGAGTTGTTGCGCGCGCAGTTTTCTCTGCGTATGCAGGCTGCTACGCAGCAGCTGACCAACAACTCCCAGTTGGCAAAAGTACGTAAAGACATCGCACGTGTAAAAACGGTGATGACTCAATCGAAGAGGTCCGCATGA
- the rplN gene encoding 50S ribosomal protein L14, translated as MIQMQSRLDVADNTGARSVMCIKVLGGSKRRYAGIGDIIKVSIKDAAPRGRVKKGEIYNAVVVRTAKGVRRPDGALIKFDSNAAVLLNAKLEPIGTRIFGPVTRELRNEKFMKIVSLAPEVL; from the coding sequence ATGATACAAATGCAATCACGGCTAGATGTGGCCGACAACACGGGTGCGCGTTCTGTAATGTGCATCAAGGTTCTTGGTGGTTCCAAGCGCCGTTACGCGGGCATTGGTGACATCATCAAGGTGTCCATTAAAGATGCGGCCCCACGCGGTCGTGTCAAGAAAGGCGAAATTTACAACGCGGTGGTCGTTCGTACGGCCAAGGGCGTTCGTCGCCCAGATGGTGCGTTGATTAAATTCGACAGCAACGCAGCGGTTTTGTTGAATGCAAAACTTGAACCCATCGGTACCCGTATTTTTGGCCCAGTGACACGTGAGCTTCGTAATGAAAAGTTCATGAAAATCGTGTCGTTGGCACCAGAAGTTCTGTGA
- the rpsN gene encoding 30S ribosomal protein S14, with translation MAKLALINREKKRAALVKKYSAKREALNKIVKDQSVSEADRYEARLKLQALPRNANPTRQRNRCELTGRPRGTFRLFGLARNKIREIAMRGEIPGITKASW, from the coding sequence GTGGCAAAACTAGCTTTGATTAATCGTGAGAAAAAGCGCGCAGCACTGGTCAAGAAGTACTCGGCCAAGCGTGAGGCTTTGAACAAGATTGTAAAAGATCAGTCGGTCAGTGAAGCAGACCGTTATGAGGCACGTCTTAAGTTGCAGGCGCTGCCAAGAAATGCGAACCCAACTCGTCAGCGCAATCGCTGCGAATTGACTGGTCGTCCCCGCGGCACATTCCGTTTGTTCGGTCTGGCCCGTAACAAGATCCGTGAAATTGCCATGCGTGGTGAGATTCCTGGAATCACTAAGGCAAGTTGGTAA
- the rplX gene encoding 50S ribosomal protein L24, translating to MNKIRKGDEVLVLNGKFKGKKGVVLSRVNDEYLLVEGVNIVKKHQKPNPMKGDVGGVVDKTMPIHQSNVSLFDKETGKPSRVAIKEVDGKSVRVLVKTGAQLAN from the coding sequence ATGAACAAAATTCGCAAAGGCGATGAAGTGCTGGTTCTTAACGGCAAGTTCAAGGGAAAGAAAGGCGTTGTGCTTTCCCGTGTGAACGATGAGTACCTCTTGGTAGAGGGTGTCAACATCGTTAAGAAGCATCAAAAGCCAAATCCTATGAAGGGAGATGTTGGTGGTGTTGTTGACAAAACAATGCCTATCCACCAGTCCAATGTCAGCTTGTTTGACAAAGAGACAGGTAAGCCATCTCGTGTAGCCATCAAGGAAGTTGATGGAAAGTCCGTGCGAGTCCTGGTGAAAACCGGCGCTCAGTTGGCAAACTAA
- the rplC gene encoding 50S ribosomal protein L3, whose protein sequence is MSLGLIGRKIGMMRIFTDAGVSIPVTVVDVSSNRVAQLKTLEQDGYTAVQLAYGSKRASRVVKAQAGHFAAASIEAASSLVEFRVDTAKLAELQVGAAVSAEIFAPGQKVDVSGLTQGKGFSGAIKRHHFSSQRASHGNSISHNAPGSIGMAQDPGRVFPGKRMAGQLGNVNRTTQNLEVVRVDAERGLLLIKGAVPGSKGGQLLVKPAVKAKA, encoded by the coding sequence ATGAGTCTAGGCCTTATTGGTCGCAAGATCGGCATGATGCGCATCTTTACAGACGCGGGTGTTTCAATTCCCGTGACTGTTGTTGATGTGTCTTCTAACCGTGTTGCGCAGCTCAAAACACTCGAACAAGATGGCTACACAGCCGTTCAGTTGGCCTACGGGTCCAAGCGAGCCTCCCGCGTTGTCAAGGCGCAGGCTGGTCATTTTGCAGCAGCTTCTATCGAAGCCGCTTCCTCCCTTGTTGAATTTCGCGTTGATACGGCCAAGCTTGCTGAATTGCAGGTTGGTGCTGCCGTTTCAGCAGAAATTTTTGCGCCTGGTCAAAAAGTTGACGTCAGTGGTTTAACGCAGGGTAAAGGTTTCAGCGGTGCCATCAAGCGTCACCACTTTAGTTCGCAGCGCGCGTCCCACGGTAACTCGATCTCCCACAATGCGCCCGGTTCAATCGGTATGGCCCAGGATCCAGGTCGAGTCTTCCCTGGTAAGCGTATGGCAGGTCAATTGGGTAACGTAAATCGAACCACCCAGAATCTGGAAGTGGTTCGTGTTGACGCCGAGCGTGGTCTGCTTTTGATCAAGGGCGCTGTGCCCGGATCAAAGGGTGGCCAATTGTTGGTTAAGCCAGCTGTCAAGGCAAAGGCGTAA
- the rplB gene encoding 50S ribosomal protein L2 yields MPLVKLKPTSPGRRAMVKVVHPHLHKGEPYAPLLEKKSKTAGRNNNGRITTRHMGGGHKQHYRMVDFKRNKDGVPAKVETIEYDPNRTAHIALICYADGERAYIIAPRGLQLGQTVVNGSEAPIKIGNTLPIRNIPVGTTVHCVEMLPGKGAQIARSAGGSAMLLARDGTYAQMRLRSGEIRRVHIECRATIGEVSNEENSLKKVGKAGATRWKGIRPTVRGTAMNPVDHPHGGGEGKTGEGRVPVSPWGQPAKGYRTRNNKRTNSMIVQRRHKR; encoded by the coding sequence ATGCCATTAGTTAAATTAAAGCCAACATCACCCGGCCGTCGTGCCATGGTGAAAGTGGTTCATCCGCATTTGCACAAGGGTGAGCCTTACGCACCGCTTCTGGAAAAGAAATCCAAGACTGCAGGTCGTAACAACAATGGTCGCATTACTACCCGTCACATGGGTGGTGGTCACAAGCAGCACTACCGCATGGTTGACTTCAAACGCAACAAAGACGGCGTGCCAGCGAAAGTGGAAACGATTGAGTACGATCCAAACCGTACGGCCCACATCGCCTTGATCTGCTATGCAGATGGTGAGCGCGCATACATTATTGCACCCCGTGGTTTGCAGTTGGGTCAAACCGTTGTGAATGGCTCCGAGGCGCCTATCAAGATCGGTAATACTTTGCCAATTCGCAACATTCCCGTGGGTACAACAGTGCACTGTGTAGAAATGCTGCCAGGCAAGGGTGCTCAAATTGCACGTTCAGCCGGTGGCTCAGCCATGTTGCTGGCCCGTGACGGCACCTACGCCCAAATGCGTTTGCGCTCTGGTGAAATCCGTCGTGTTCACATCGAATGCCGCGCCACTATTGGTGAAGTGAGCAACGAAGAGAACAGTTTGAAGAAGGTGGGTAAGGCTGGTGCAACACGCTGGAAGGGTATTCGCCCAACCGTGCGTGGTACCGCGATGAACCCGGTAGATCACCCGCACGGTGGTGGTGAAGGTAAGACCGGCGAAGGTCGTGTGCCTGTGAGCCCGTGGGGTCAGCCAGCCAAAGGCTACCGCACTCGCAACAACAAGCGTACCAATTCGATGATTGTTCAGCGTCGTCACAAGCGTTAA
- the rplV gene encoding 50S ribosomal protein L22 translates to METRAILKGVRLSPQRGRMVADLIRGKKVDQALNILAFSPQKAALIVKKVLESAIANAEHNDGADVDELKVKTIYVEEGPVLKRFTARAKGRGNRITKKTSHIYVTVGN, encoded by the coding sequence ATGGAAACTCGTGCAATTTTGAAGGGTGTTCGCTTGTCTCCTCAGCGTGGCCGCATGGTCGCTGATTTGATTCGCGGTAAAAAGGTTGATCAAGCCTTGAACATTCTTGCTTTCTCTCCGCAGAAGGCGGCATTGATTGTGAAAAAAGTGTTGGAAAGTGCAATCGCCAACGCCGAGCACAATGATGGTGCTGATGTTGATGAATTGAAAGTAAAAACCATTTACGTGGAAGAGGGTCCTGTGTTGAAGCGCTTTACAGCGCGAGCCAAGGGCCGTGGCAATCGTATCACTAAGAAGACCAGTCACATTTATGTGACGGTTGGAAACTAA
- the rpsS gene encoding 30S ribosomal protein S19 has product MSRSLKKGPFCDAHLIKKVEAAAASKDKRPIKTWSRRSTVLPEFIGLTIAVHNGKQHVPVYINENMVGHKLGEFALTRTFKGHAADKKAKR; this is encoded by the coding sequence ATGTCTCGTTCATTAAAAAAAGGTCCTTTCTGCGACGCCCACTTGATCAAAAAAGTAGAGGCTGCTGCAGCATCCAAGGACAAGCGTCCAATTAAAACCTGGTCACGTCGCTCGACTGTACTCCCTGAGTTCATCGGTCTGACAATCGCTGTTCACAATGGCAAGCAACATGTGCCTGTGTACATCAACGAAAACATGGTTGGTCACAAACTCGGTGAATTTGCGTTGACACGCACTTTCAAGGGTCACGCGGCTGACAAGAAGGCCAAGCGATAA
- the rpsC gene encoding 30S ribosomal protein S3, whose amino-acid sequence MGQKINPTGFRLAVSRNWASRWYASNRDFSKMLLEDIQVRDFLKKKLKNASVGRVLIERPAKNARVTIYSARPGVVIGKKGEDIELLKASLQKLVGVPVHVNIEEVRKPEIDAQLIADGISQQLERRIMFRRAMKRAMQNAMRMGAQGIKIMSSGRLNGIEIARTEWYREGRVPLHTLRADIDYATSEAATTYGIIGIKVWVYKGDTLGRGDVAAAPVEAEKEERRPRRPSTRPAGAGARKARKPEGASAAASGSNKEEGAASTSSEQ is encoded by the coding sequence ATGGGTCAGAAGATTAACCCTACGGGCTTTCGCCTCGCGGTATCACGCAACTGGGCTTCTCGCTGGTACGCATCGAATCGTGATTTCTCCAAGATGCTTCTTGAAGACATTCAGGTTCGTGATTTCCTGAAGAAGAAGTTGAAAAATGCGTCAGTTGGTCGGGTGCTGATTGAACGTCCAGCCAAGAATGCTCGCGTAACAATTTACTCAGCTCGTCCAGGCGTGGTGATTGGCAAGAAAGGCGAAGACATTGAGTTGTTGAAAGCCAGCTTGCAAAAATTGGTTGGTGTGCCAGTTCATGTGAACATCGAAGAAGTTCGCAAGCCTGAAATTGATGCGCAATTGATCGCCGATGGAATTTCCCAGCAGCTCGAGCGTCGCATTATGTTCCGCCGTGCCATGAAGCGCGCGATGCAAAACGCAATGCGCATGGGTGCCCAAGGTATCAAGATCATGTCCTCGGGCCGTTTGAATGGCATCGAAATTGCCCGTACCGAATGGTACCGTGAAGGTCGTGTGCCTTTGCACACACTGCGTGCAGACATTGATTACGCCACAAGTGAAGCCGCTACCACCTACGGCATCATCGGCATCAAGGTTTGGGTGTACAAGGGTGACACATTGGGTCGTGGTGATGTGGCCGCAGCACCTGTTGAGGCAGAAAAGGAAGAGCGTCGTCCGCGTCGCCCCTCCACTCGTCCAGCCGGAGCCGGTGCACGCAAAGCGCGTAAACCCGAAGGTGCTAGCGCAGCAGCTAGTGGTTCAAACAAAGAGGAAGGCGCTGCCAGCACTTCCTCAGAACAGTAA